The genomic DNA GCCGGCACCAGTATCGACCAACACGGCCTGAGCGGTGCCACCGCCGCTGAAGCCACCGCCAGCGTCGACCGTCGCGCCGTTGATGACGCGCAGCGCCGCAATGCCATCGCTGGCAAGGACAGCGGAGGTGCCGCTGCCTGCTAGGGTCGAACCGGCACCGTCGAGCAGGATGCCAGTGCCGTTCGCGACGGAAATGCTGCCTTGATTGGAGAAGCGCCCGCCGAGGACGGCGACCCCCGTGCCGCTGCCACTGAGCGCAATGCTGCCGGTATGCGTCGCGGACGAGTTTGCGCCCAGAATGCGGATGCCCGTGCCGTCCGCGCCGGTGAACGCGAGCGTGCCGCCATGCTGCAGCTGCCCGTCATCCTGCGCGACGTAACCGGTGAGATTGTTCGATCCAGCCGTGACCGTGGCGTTGCTTACGAGCGACGTGGTTGTAACAGGTAAGCCCACTGCCACGCCGTCAAGCCCGAAGGCCTGACCATCGACGATCGCCGCCGTCGTGTTCGCGCCGCTCAAGGTAAGTACTGTGTCTGCGCCCAGCCGACCCGTCGCGCCGCCCTCGATCCGAACGCCGGTCGCCGCATTGCCGGAAACGGTGATGCTGGCATTGGCGGCGTCGAAGGTAGTTTGCGTCGATGCGCCCGACGCGACAACGCCGAATGCGGATGCGCCTGACACGTTCAGCACCAGCCCGGTGCCCATCGCGTCGGCGCCGCCCTCGATGCGCAGGCCGGTCGAACGCTCCGTGTCGACGTCGGTCATGCCCGCGCCGGCGATGCTCGATCCCGCGCCTAGCGCATAATAGCCGATCTGGTCGACGTTCTGGAAATCGACGGAGCCGCCCGCGCCCACCGATACCGTGCCGCCATTGCGCGCGTGGATGCCAATGGCGCCCTCGCCACGCATCATGACTTGGCCGTTGTTGACCGCCGAAGATGACGCATTGCCGACGAAAATGCCGTAGTTGCGCAGCCGATCGATCGACAGGCTGCCGTTGATCGCGATCAGCCCATCGTTGACCGCGCGTGCCGCACCACCGGCCACATTGTTCTCAACGACCAGCCCGACGCTGTTCACGCCATTGACGTTGATCGTCCCGCCGTTCGTGGCGTTGAAGATCCCTGCCGCACTGCTGCCGAGCACTGCGATCCCGACATTGCGCCCGCTCGGCTCGGTCAACTGTGTCGCTTCGATGGTTATTGTGCCATCGTTGCGTGCCGTGTTGCCCGCACCGCCGACGACCATGCCGTTGGCATTCTGCGCGCGCGAACCGACGCTGATCAGCCCGTCGTTGAAGGCAGCCCCGCCACCGCCCAGCGACACCATGCCCGACGCATTGTTGGTCGACAGCACGTCCGTGACTGCCGCAAGTTCGCCGGCATTCCCCGCAAAGGTCGAGCCGACGCGGATCACGCCGCCGGCGGCGTTGGTGGCCGATCCGCCGTCGAAGACGGCCATCCCGGTCGCGCCGTTGAACGGCCCCGGCGTATTTGCGACCGCGCTGTCGCCGCCGCCGATCAGGATCGTGCCGGCATTGGTGGCTTGCGCGCCAGTGCTGACGACGATGCCGTTGTTGGCCTTGCCGAAACGCGGTTCCTCATCATGTCCGGCGATATCGCGGTTCGACACGTTGATGATGCCGCGGTTGTCGACAACCGCCCCATCGGTCACGCGCACCGCGGTGTTGCCGTAGGTTGCGCCCTGATAGTCGGTGAAGCCGCTTGGCACCGGTGTCCCGCTCGATCGATCCAGCGTTTCGTATCCGACGCCGATCACACCGGTGGCGCTGTTCGCCAGTGAAGTGCCGGCGTCGGTTACGCGGATGCCGACGCCACTGCCGCCCTGAACGATCGTCCCATTGTTAGTGACGGTGGAGCCGCCGCGCGCGAGGATCAGAGTCGAGAGGCCGTCCTCGTTCCCGTCCGCAACGATGACGCCGACGAGCTGGGAATCGAGCGTAGTGGTCAGCGTGGAGGCATTCAGCGCCATGAACAGCCGGTCGCTGGTCGTCGGCGGAGCGGTATAAGTCGGGATCTCGGGCGTGCGGACCGTAACGGCCCGCGGCGCGGTGCTGACGGCGGCTTGGATGCGCTCTTCATATTGATCGGGTGTTATCTGGCCGGTGCTCAGTTGCGCGATGAGGCTGGTGTTGTAGCGCTTCAGGCTGGCGAGATCGGTGACGCGATCGGTGCCGTCAAAGCCGATGCCGGAATAGTCAGTCACGAGCGCCTGCACGACGGTGGTCGACATTTGAGACAGGCCGTCCTGATCCGCGCCGTGCATTGTGGAGGTTACCGAGTCGTACGTGATGTCGCTGCCGTTGGTCGCGTTGTACAGCGTCGAGCCGGTGTCCGCGGTCAGCAGCGCGAAATTGGACGCGTCGTAAATGTCTCGGCTCTTGTCGCCCGTGAGAATGGCAACGGTCGACTGGCTGATATTCGCAAGCCGAAGGTCACCGTAGACGGGCGTGTTCGTATCGACAAACGTGATTGCTGGTGTCGTGTCGCTCGCTACTTCCGCAAGGCGATCATTGTCGTAGACGACGGTGGAGCGGCGCGTGCCCTGCACCAGATCAGGGTAGGTGATCGCCTGACTTTTCTGCTCCGACGTCAACCCGAGCGCACTTCGGCCAGCGATTGCGTCAAAGCCGGACACCACTTCGCCGCGCTGCTGACGCGTCGCAATGCTATCGGTAACGAATTCAAAGCGGCGGGCGCTGGTACCGCGCAGATTGTAGTCGCCCTCAATCGTATCGGTGCGCTGGAAGATGTCGATCACGCCGGTCTGCTCGGGCTCCGTGCCGCCCCCATTGTCAGCAGGTGGCGAGTAGACCGGCTTGAGCTCATCCGCGCGGACAGGGCAGGCGGCGGCAAGGCTCAATGCCAGAACGGAAGCACCGGTAGCGGAGCGAAAGCGATACTTGATCAAGATTAACAGCCTTATCGAACAATCCCCCTGAGATGTTCGACGACGCTGCGTGAAGTTCTATCAATTGACGCCCCAGCGTATGGAAACTTTATCGAACTTTTCTAAATCTGCATAAACGCCTGCGGCGCGCTGTCGATTCAGCCATGCTTCAATTCGGCTTGGCAGGGCACGAGACAGTTCGATGCTGTCGTCGGCACCCGTGAAGTCTTGGATAGCTTTTGGCGCATCGAGGCAGACCCGGTCGGAGCCCGCACCGCTCACCGGCCAGTCTGACGCTGCCGACCAGACGATTGCTGCCGCTCCCGCCCGGAAGCAATGTCGATAGCAGTTCAGATCGGCGGCGTGCCCGCCAGATAGAGCTCGCTTGGCACGCTGGAAGGCACGGATGCCGCAGGCACGGCGCGCGTTGCCGCAGCGCGGAGCCAATCGGGACCGTCAGGCCGGCTGCGCGTAGATCCGTCCGAGCGGGTCGCCACGCGGCCATAGACTGGCCGCTCGGAACTGCCGGGTGCCCCGCCGCCGAACATGTCGGCAATATTGCCGTAGGTCGCCGGATCGCGCCCGTCGAGGCTCAGCCGATCGTTGAGATAGCAGGCGGTGGTCCAGGCCGTCTTCGGATCGGGCGTCATCGCGATGATCCGCTTGCCCCAGTACATGCGCAGATTGTTGTGCATCCACCCGTCCGCGAGGAACTGGCGCTGACACGCGTTCCACGTCTCGTCGCGCGTCGTACCGCCCAGCATCGCAGTAAGCGACTCGATTTCTGGACGCGGGTCATCCGCGTGCGCGGCAAGCGAGTCGCGCGCCCAGCCGGATATTCGGTCGTAGCGTTCGGGGTGCGCGAGCGCCCGTGCACGATAATGGAACCACTCGCGCCAGCTGAGCAGCTCGTCGGCGAACTTCTCCTTATTCGCGGGCGCTGCCCTGGAGGTTTCGACAGCCGCCATGACCTCGCGCGGGCCGAGCACGCCGAAGTGCAGATACGGCGACAGCCCGCTTGCACCGTGTGATCGAGTGGCATCGTTGCGGACCGACGCATAACTCGGGAGCACCTCGGTCGCAGCCCTCCGCAATCGCGCCAGTGCCGGGTCGCGCCCCGCCGGGAACATCGCGCTCGGTGGGAGTGAGTGATCGATCGCAAGGCGTGCGACCAGCGCGTCCAACGCGGCGTCGGCCATATCGGTGAGGTGGTCGGGTTCGAAGGGCAGCGGCCCTGCGCAAGGCGCGACTTGGGGCAATTCCTCTGTGCTCCGCAACCACGCGTCGCGAATCGCCACGTGGCGCCGGCGGAACGCAGAGGTCGAGCCGACGCCATCACCGATCACCGCGGGCGGGACGACGCAGGCCGCGTTTACCGCGATGACCGGCATGCCGGCCTTGTCCGCGACGCGCTGCGCCTGCCAGCGCGCGACGAAGGTTGGCTGATCCTCGACCAGCACGGCCGCCGCATCGGCTGCAAGGCGATAGACGAGACCCTTCTCGCGCCTGTCGGCCCGATCGACGTGGGACACGCATGCCAGCCCTCGCTCCGCGCAGTCGCGCGCCAAGTCACGACTTGCCCCGAGAATGAAGCGATGGAGGCGGTCGGAGGCGTAGGGATAATCCTCGCGCAGTCCATGGTATACAAGCACTGGCAGTCCGCGTGCATTGCCGAGCCGGATCGCCGCATCGATCACAGGATTGTCGTGTGCGCGTAGCGCCTGCTGCAGCCAACACAGCACGTAGCGCGCCCCGTCCGGCTCGGCGGCAGTGTTGAGCCGGCGCGCACGCGGTGCCTCCGCCCAAGATGCCAGCGCCGCTGGCAGTGTGTCGCTCATCTTCGTCTCACCACCACCGCGATCCGGGCTCGCCCTTGAACGGTCCGGTCAGATCGGCCGTGATCCAGCCGCCGTAGAAACCGCCCGCCTGCGGCGTCACCAGCGCGCCATCGACGGTGCAGCGATCAAGCGGGCCGGCATAGAAGGCCACGTGATCGCGCAGCGCGCGGAAGGCGGCTGTCGGATCGGGGTAGCTCCAGGCAATGTCCCGCAGCAATTCGTCGCCGATGACGAGATCATGATAGACCGCCTCGCCTTTCCATTCGCAAAATGATCGGCGAGACGAGGGTCGAAGTAGACCGGGTGCGATATCGGCTGGCGGCAGGTAATAGCTTGGCGGATGGCTGGTCTCGAGTGTCCGCACGGCAGTGCGCGTGTCAGCCACCACCAACTCGCGATGTTCGATCCGGATATGCCGCGATGTCCTTTCGGCAATCGCGGGGCGGGGGTAGTTCCAAACGCTTTCCTTGCCTGGCTCAGCGGGGGCTGGGGTCGGTCTCACGCCGCGCTTCTCCGACGAAGGATTGCTTGAAGTCGCGGACGAACCTTGAGGAAACCGATGTAACCTCGTTCAAGCAACCGCAGCACGAGCGGCTGGCGCGCCAGCAGCCCCAGCGGGCGGAGCAGCGGGATTGCTCGCCACATCGCCGCAAACGCCGCAGCGCCTGACAGCAGTCGTCCGTTTTCCATGGCATGAAAACGGCCGAGTAACTCGCCGCGATCGATCGGGCAGGCGCTGGCCGGGTTCGCCGCGTCGACGAACGTGATGGCGCCGCGTTTATCGAGCCGGCGCATCACCGCGATCTCGCGCGCGCACAACGGACAGCCTCCGTCGTGCCACACTATCACCCCGCCAGACCCT from Sphingomonas radiodurans includes the following:
- a CDS encoding autotransporter domain-containing protein; protein product: MIKYRFRSATGASVLALSLAAACPVRADELKPVYSPPADNGGGTEPEQTGVIDIFQRTDTIEGDYNLRGTSARRFEFVTDSIATRQQRGEVVSGFDAIAGRSALGLTSEQKSQAITYPDLVQGTRRSTVVYDNDRLAEVASDTTPAITFVDTNTPVYGDLRLANISQSTVAILTGDKSRDIYDASNFALLTADTGSTLYNATNGSDITYDSVTSTMHGADQDGLSQMSTTVVQALVTDYSGIGFDGTDRVTDLASLKRYNTSLIAQLSTGQITPDQYEERIQAAVSTAPRAVTVRTPEIPTYTAPPTTSDRLFMALNASTLTTTLDSQLVGVIVADGNEDGLSTLILARGGSTVTNNGTIVQGGSGVGIRVTDAGTSLANSATGVIGVGYETLDRSSGTPVPSGFTDYQGATYGNTAVRVTDGAVVDNRGIINVSNRDIAGHDEEPRFGKANNGIVVSTGAQATNAGTILIGGGDSAVANTPGPFNGATGMAVFDGGSATNAAGGVIRVGSTFAGNAGELAAVTDVLSTNNASGMVSLGGGGAAFNDGLISVGSRAQNANGMVVGGAGNTARNDGTITIEATQLTEPSGRNVGIAVLGSSAAGIFNATNGGTINVNGVNSVGLVVENNVAGGAARAVNDGLIAINGSLSIDRLRNYGIFVGNASSSAVNNGQVMMRGEGAIGIHARNGGTVSVGAGGSVDFQNVDQIGYYALGAGSSIAGAGMTDVDTERSTGLRIEGGADAMGTGLVLNVSGASAFGVVASGASTQTTFDAANASITVSGNAATGVRIEGGATGRLGADTVLTLSGANTTAAIVDGQAFGLDGVAVGLPVTTTSLVSNATVTAGSNNLTGYVAQDDGQLQHGGTLAFTGADGTGIRILGANSSATHTGSIALSGSGTGVAVLGGRFSNQGSISVANGTGILLDGAGSTLAGSGTSAVLASDGIAALRVINGATVDAGGGFSGGGTAQAVLVDTGAGAVTLGGGTLTTTGSGNGIENAANSPAIRLNGTTIRVDGSGSGIRTAVSLDPATTATITAAGANSTGFTFAGTDGGVTRGDLALGSGYSITASGTGATGVRLATTGSATLATDISVTAAQGGSALIAGPAALVTNTGTLRSVSSAPVVDLTGGTRAFVTSGTIAAASPTAAAITGGNNGQSVTVSGGAITGIVALGTGADTFTMTAGTLTGSLATGAGNDTATFRGLTDANLSGATSIAGNGTAGGSDVLNFQNSNMTGTTRLTGWNTINLTASTLVSNGNLTLAGGTMTIDRGSTFRAGAGSNTTVSAAAGGTATLVNAGRIDLTNGTSGATDQLVVRGNYVGQDGRLALQTVLGTDGSPSDQLIIDGGAASGRTAIEITNLGGLGAATSGNGIQLVGAINGGTTTATTTKDAFTLAGGQVSAGAFEYRLFASNTTGTDEGWYLRTQANTPTPTPTPTPTPTPTDPVTPAPTTFRVEAPLLAALPGWLRQGDLDFLGTYHRRVGDRIGRLETTPGFTVPGRIWGRFLLDDSRYRQAGTVSPSVDGRTYGFQLGVDLFQFNNGSGRHDFGIYGGHTDGSATVRGFASGIQDLNVGRLRPKTIYAGLYWTYSSDRFYVDTVVQRSWYGGEARAVSGNRIDIDGSGILASVETGYALQLSARWSLEPQAQLIAQGVSLDPVAIPAATVFQDSDGYLTGRLGLRLKGDYAMGGGSVQPYVRANLWKGFASTDRTIFVTPTAATSIDTRNASLWGEAGGGLTWSPATRFAVYGEATHRFSLDNGQGVVGHSTGGAVGAKLRF
- a CDS encoding deoxyribodipyrimidine photo-lyase, giving the protein MSDTLPAALASWAEAPRARRLNTAAEPDGARYVLCWLQQALRAHDNPVIDAAIRLGNARGLPVLVYHGLREDYPYASDRLHRFILGASRDLARDCAERGLACVSHVDRADRREKGLVYRLAADAAAVLVEDQPTFVARWQAQRVADKAGMPVIAVNAACVVPPAVIGDGVGSTSAFRRRHVAIRDAWLRSTEELPQVAPCAGPLPFEPDHLTDMADAALDALVARLAIDHSLPPSAMFPAGRDPALARLRRAATEVLPSYASVRNDATRSHGASGLSPYLHFGVLGPREVMAAVETSRAAPANKEKFADELLSWREWFHYRARALAHPERYDRISGWARDSLAAHADDPRPEIESLTAMLGGTTRDETWNACQRQFLADGWMHNNLRMYWGKRIIAMTPDPKTAWTTACYLNDRLSLDGRDPATYGNIADMFGGGAPGSSERPVYGRVATRSDGSTRSRPDGPDWLRAAATRAVPAASVPSSVPSELYLAGTPPI
- a CDS encoding DUF427 domain-containing protein, yielding MRPTPAPAEPGKESVWNYPRPAIAERTSRHIRIEHRELVVADTRTAVRTLETSHPPSYYLPPADIAPGLLRPSSRRSFCEWKGEAVYHDLVIGDELLRDIAWSYPDPTAAFRALRDHVAFYAGPLDRCTVDGALVTPQAGGFYGGWITADLTGPFKGEPGSRWW
- a CDS encoding DCC1-like thiol-disulfide oxidoreductase family protein translates to MRRLDKRGAITFVDAANPASACPIDRGELLGRFHAMENGRLLSGAAAFAAMWRAIPLLRPLGLLARQPLVLRLLERGYIGFLKVRPRLQAILRRRSAA